GTTACACAGTGTACCCACAGACACAATCTGTGCCAAGCACAGTTAGGGATTCCAAACTCTAGCTGTTATCCCCTGCATACAACATACAGCTCCattctttaaactgcagcttttgcCATTTATAATAATAAGCTATTTCTCTATGTATTACtataatcattttgcacagtttgatcCCCAACAGCAGGGAATGCAAAAATGAGAACTAACTAAGCCACTTTTCAAAAAGATGTATGATATTCATAGTTGCAGTGagttatactgaaaaataaatacaagttggCAGAGATATCTgtattagtattttaaagattagTTTATTTACTTTTGAGTATGGTTGACTATGCTTCTGAAGCGGTCTGCAAGTTTCTAGTGCAAAGTTTGTATGCAGATCTGCACCattgaaagacatttaaaaatgaaatatttctcCGTTTTCTAATGGGTTGTTACTGGGACAGATTGTAGTTTTGGTCTGTTGAGTTTGTCTTGGAAACACGAGTGCTGTCCGGTTAGGTGCTGTGCTCCTGTCGGAAGGTTCTGCTGGAGTGTGCTGCAGAGAGGTCCAGGGTTCTTGACCTGTTCCCCAATTCTTTTGCGGACTGGACTCGGAGCCACAGCTGCAGCCCTACCTCTCcaaccccctccccttccccttcACCTTCTCAGAGGAGAGAGCTCCCGAGGGCCAGCCCTGTAACACCCTGCACTCCAGGTACACACTCAAGGGCGTCTCTATTGCTAAAACTCTTATTGCATGCTGTTATGCACGATGAAATGGTGTATAACTTCCTTTCACTACGAGGGTCTCAGATCAGATGGATCAGGTCAGTGACAATAGGCTTATTCATAAGGAGTAAGATGGCCTAGCCTTGGTGTTTTATTGCAGGATTTTCAATGTCAGAACGCCACTAGACTATTAGACGGAGTCTGTAACAGTTAGATTGAACTTCATGGGGAAAGGCAGTTTTAAGGGGTCTGCAGTACTGATCCTGTGATGCATTTAGAGTTCTCATAGTGCTCACTCATCCGTCCTCTTTCCATGAAACAAAAAGCTTACAAGAGAAAGAACGACGGGgctacagatttcaacattcccctTAACACTTTGTCAACCAGTCTGAAAAACTGAGGTACAATAATACTACTTAATGATAATACCAGTCCCTTGAAATTTGTGCTGTATGCTTCAACCAAAAAGTGTGTGCCACCCTCCAAAAAGAAGGTGACCTGACTGTTACTGAGGAGCTAGAACTGACGGAATCATATCTCTCTCTCGCCCTCTCTCACAccatctctccctcctctctcagaATGCCAGGAGGCGCTGCAGGCCGCTCGGATAGCTTGCCTCCAGTCTAGAGCTCTGTGCCGAGAGGTGAAGGAAGCGGTTGATCAGGCCGTGTCTCTTGGATTCACCGCACACAAAGCCACCAACGACGGCCTCACACAGAAGATAGCTGAGACTGTTAACCTCACAGTATGGGAGCTCTGCCCTATTTAGTTCCTGTAGCTTTCCTCCTCTCCTGTTTTACTTGATTTATACACAATTGGGTCCATTTTAGTGATTTGGCGGTGTTGCTAAAGGTTGCGTAGCCTTCACTGCACAGTCTCAAATTGTGAAAGAAACATGATATTACAAAGAgtttcatttaaccctttgcggtcctgtgtcggacaaggtccgacattacaattttccctttccagtccaatttcgaccctgtccgacatcatcaaaaagacaaaaagaaaaaggctaAGGCTCTTCCCTTTTGCCCCGTCAAACAGCTCCTtgtgatagccccatgcaccacagggATAACACTAACACAAGCAagggagatagctgcttctgcatccagtgctcaaagaatatcacagacatttgcagagctttttgagatgttatagtaataaaataatgacttgggtttcattattgaggagtttggtgataaaacaagtgatcaagagaggatttatcagtatgcaaccAAGATATTGGTCCATCCATCCTTTGGTGTGTTTGCTGGGTTCCCCACCTCGAACCACCAGTGTCGTGTAAAACGTTTTTTATATGCGGGGAAAAATAAATCGTAGAACGGGAACGCGCCTGACAAGTCGTGAATCAATGGACCGCTGGGTTCTGTTACTCCCATCTGGTTATTGCACAAAGTGCTTCACAGTGGCTCAGTTTGCTTGGAATTCCTGCCCAGGAATTCTCTTTACACATCGCCTTTCACCTTTTTGGGTGGGGAGGTCAGCGTGTCTACTGGCTACAAAGCATTTCAGTTGTTGAGGaaggcagctgattggttaccTGACAGCAGGtgaggggtggggacagtttcactctccaggtgaaatgaccataaAAACTACGAGAGCATTTTAAATTAAGGTCTGCAAACAGAGCTTTCTTTTCACGTACTTGTAGCGCTAGATCTCGCATGGATCCCATTCGAAAGCGCGTATTTGTGACCTGCGGGGCGGCACGTGTACAGAATGACATTGTCGCCTCCGATCGCGGCCCAGCCCATGAATGGAgcgctctgtgcttgtgtgtttcagcaACACCTACAGGTGAGTTCAGGGGAGGCCCGGGTTGCGATCCAGAGAGCCCAGCGCTGGTACGATGAGAACAAGCACTCGGAGGGGCGGGTCCTGGTGAGTGTTGCTCTGTATATAGAAAAGAAGAGATTCAAATGTAATCAAGCTTGCTTATAGACCTGCACATAATTGTATGGAAAAGCACagccagggggaaaaaaaaaactaacaaaaaattcACCCAAAGATCACTGTTCGTTCATAAGCAGCAATGAGATGATTAAACATATTTTGTCCTCgacacaattaaaaaacaggcccattgcttttttttattatttgttaatagaTAAAAAGCTACAGTAGAATccaatgctttattattttgaatgaacACATCCTTACAAAGTTGTAGCAACTGTGCGATTACAAATGCTGCCTACAGTAAATGTGTCAGCTGTTGCAATAACACGGTACACAGCTATTGCCATGTCTATGTATACTGGGCAACTTCGGAAGGGTGTGTTCATTGAAATAATAAAGCATTTGATTCTACTGGGGCTTCGTTCTTGAGTGATCAAGCTGCGGAGTTGAATGCTGTCTCATGCCTGTTTCTTCCTCCCTCACAGGGTCCGGTCTCCAGCGCTGACTTGCTGACTAGAGAGCGCCTTGACCGGCCGCAGGTCCAGGTCTATCAGAGACACCCCGGGACTCAGCTGCCTGAGGCCACTGTCATCGTACAGGTCAGTGGTTTTGAAAGTATCCGGAATGTATGTTAGTGACATTcatttatttccttatttttattttatagatacaAGCAACCGTGTtgctcaaacaaaataaaatgttggtgTTGTTTCCCAAACTCGCCACAAGGGGGAAAGCTCTTGTATATCAATAGTAAAATAAATCGCATCAGGAATTCTTATTATCAGAACTCTATGCCACCTAGCATGGTCCAGTGTTGTGTAATACTCTTTAAAAAGACACCTGCAAAAACCGAAGGCATTTCAATGAGTAATGAACTACCGTGCTATGAAAAAACCAAATGTCCGACTCATTGCATCTCGTTAGCAGCAGCAATGAGCAATCAGACCATTGCAACGCAACTATCTGCAAGGAAGCTCGCACGAATGTAGAAAGTGAGACTTTCTGGT
This genomic window from Polyodon spathula isolate WHYD16114869_AA unplaced genomic scaffold, ASM1765450v1 scaffolds_4080, whole genome shotgun sequence contains:
- the LOC121312601 gene encoding coiled-coil domain-containing protein 105-like, whose amino-acid sequence is MLNKSSVDTRRLRPAPRERVRDGADCLLEAERKLLIDLKSELEIRLKMTRHQLEVLCSCRKVLLECAAERSRVLDLFPNSFADWTRSHSCSPTSPTPSPSPSPSQRRELPRASPVTPCTPECQEALQAARIACLQSRALCREVKEAVDQAVSLGFTAHKATNDGLTQKIAETVNLTQHLQVSSGEARVAIQRAQRWYDENKHSEGRVLGPVSSADLLTRERLDRPQVQVYQRHPGTQLPEATVIVQ